Proteins encoded in a region of the Balaenoptera ricei isolate mBalRic1 chromosome 19, mBalRic1.hap2, whole genome shotgun sequence genome:
- the ZC3H4 gene encoding zinc finger CCCH domain-containing protein 4 isoform X4, with the protein MPPTFRDTSAAVWEDGELEEGELEDDGAEETQDASGGPERSRKEKGEKHHSDSDEEKSHRRLKRKRKKEREKEKRRSKKRRKSKHKRHASSSDDFSDFSDDSDFSPSEKGHRKYREYSPPYAPSHQQYPPSHTAPLPKKAYSKMDSKGYGLYEDYENEQYGEYEGEEEEDMGKDDYDDFAKELNQYRRAKEGSSRGRGNRGRGRGYRGRGSRGGSRGRGMGRGSRGRGRGSMGGDHPEDEEDFYEEDMEYGESEEPMGDDDYDDYSKELNQYRRSKDGRGRGLSRGRGRGSRGRGKGMGRGRGRGGSRGGMNKGGMNDDEDFYDEDMGDGGGSYRRGDHDKPHQQSDKKGKVICKYFVEGRCTWGDHCNFSHDIELPKKRELCKFYITGFCARAENCPYMHGDFPCKLYHTTGNCINGDDCMFSHDPLTEETRELLDKMLADDAEAGAEDEKEVEELKKQGINPLPKPPPGVGLLPTPPRPPGPPAPTSPNGRPMQGGPPPPPPPPPPPPGPPQLPMPVHEPLSPQQLQQQQDMYNKKIPSLFEIVVRPTGQLAEKLGVRFPGPGGPPGPMGPGPNMGPPGPMGAPMHPDMHPDMHPDMHPDMHPDMHPDMPMGPGMNPGPPMGPGGPPMMPYGPGDSPHSGMMPPIPPAQNFYENFYQQQEGMEMEPGLIGDAEDYGHYEELPGEPGERLFPEHPLEPDSFPEGGPPGRPKPGAGVPDFLPSAQRALYLRIQQKQQEEEERARRLAESSKQDRENEEGDTGNWYSSDEDEGGSSVTSILKTLRQQTSSRPQASVGELSSSGLGDPRLQKGHPTGGRLADPRLSRDPRLTRHAEASSSSGPGDTGPSDPRLARSLSTPKPEGGLHSSPAGPSGSKGSGPPPAEEEEGERALREKAVNIPLDPLPGHPLRDPRSQLQQFSHIKKDVTLSKPSFARTVLWNPEDLIPLPIPKQDAVPPVPAALQSMPALDPRLHRTATSGPPNPRQRPGTSTDPSTSGSSLPDFELLSRILKTVNATGPSAAPGPGDKPSDPRVRKTPTDPRLQKPADSAASSRAAKPGPTEAPSPAASPSGESSPPATAPYDPRVLAAGGLGQGSGSGQSSVLSGISLYDPRTPNAGGKAAEPAADAGTQPKGPEGNGKSSATKAKEPPFVRKSALEQPESGKSGADGAAATATDRYNSYNRPRPKAAAAPAAATGAPPAEGAPPQPGVHNLPVPTLFGTVKQAPKTGSGSPFAGNSPAQEGEQDAGSLKDVFKGFDPTASPFCQ; encoded by the exons GGAAGATGGTGAGTTGGAAGAAGGCGAACTGGAGGATGACGGGGCCGAGGAGACCCAGGACGCCTCCGGAGGCCCCGAGAGGAGCCggaaggagaagggggagaagCACCACAGCGACTCAGATGAGGAGAAGTCTCACCGGAGGCTGAAGCGGAAACGCAAGAAAGAGcgggagaaggagaagaggagatcCAAGAAGAGGAGGAAATCCAAGCACAAA CGCCACGCTTCTTCCAGCGATGACTTCTCTGACTTCTCAGATGACTCGGATTTCAGCCCCAGCGAGAAGGGGCACCGCAAGTACAGAGAGTACAGCCCCCCCTACGCGCCG TCCCACCAGCAGTACCCCCCGTCGCACACCGCGCCCCTGCCCAAGAAGGCCTACTCCAAGATGGACAGCAAGGGCTACGGCCTGTACGAAGACTACGAGAACGAGCAGTACGGGGAGTAcgagggcgaggaggaggaggacatggGCAAGGACGACTACGACGACTTTGCCAAGGAGCTGAACCAGTACCGGCGGGCCAAGGAGGGCAGCAGCCGGGGCCGAG GCAACCGAGGCCGTGGCAGGGGCTACCGAGGCCGTGGAAGCCGTGGAGGGTCTCGAGGCCGAGGCATGGGCAGGGGCAGccgaggcagaggcagaggctcCATGGGGGGAGACCACCCAGAGGACGAAGAGGACTTCTATGAAGAGGACATGGAA TACGGAGAAAGTGAGGAGCCGATGGGAGACGACGACTATGACGACTACTCCAAGGAGCTGAACCAGTACCGCCGGTCCAAGGACGGCCGAGGACGAG GGCTAAGTCGAGGCCGTGGCCGGGGTTCCCGAGGTCGAGGGAAAGGGATGGGCCGGGGCCGTGGTCGAGGTGGCAGCCGAGGAGGGATGAACAAGGGTGGAATGAATGATGACGAAGACTTCTACGACGAGGACATGGGC GACGGCGGCGGAAGCTACCGGAGGGGTGACCATGACAAGCCCCACCAACAGTCCGACAAGAAAGGCAAAGTCATCTGCAAATACTTCGTGGAAGGGCGGTGCACATGG GGAGACCACTGTAATTTTAGCCACGACATCGAGCTACCAAAGAAGCGAGAACTGTGCAAGTTTTACATCACCGGATTTTGTGCCAGAGCCGAGAACTGCCCCTATATGCATG GTGATTTTCCGTGTAAGTTGTACCACACGACCGGGAACTGCATCAACGGCGATGACTGCATGTTCTCTCATGACCCCCTGACCGAAGAGACCAGAGAGCTCTTGGACAAG ATGTTGGCTGATGACGCAGAGGCAGGCGCCGAGGATGAGAAGGAAGTTGAGGAGCTGAAGAAGCAGGGCATCAACCCCCTGCCCAAACCACCCCCTGGCGTGGGCCTcctgcccaccccgccccgcccacctGGCCCCCCGGCCCCGACCTCTCCGAATGGCCGGCCCATGCAGGgtggccccccgcccccgcccccacccccgcctccgcCCCCCGGCCCCCCTCAGCTGCCCATGCCCGTGCACGAGCCGCTGTCCccacagcagctgcagcagcagcaggacaTGTACAACAAGAAGATCCCCTCCTTGTTTGAGATTGTGGTGCGGCCCACAGGACAGCTGGCTGAGAAACTGGGTGTGAG GTTCCCTGGACCCGGAGGACCCCCAGGGCCGATGGGCCCCGGGCCCAATATGGGACCCCCAGGGCCGATGGGGGCCCCGATGCACCCCGACATGCATCCCGACATGCACCCGGACATGCACCCTGATATGCATCCGGACATGCACCCCGACATGCCAATGGGCCCTGGCATGAATCCTGGCCCGCCCATGGGACCTGGTGGCCCTCCAATGATGCCCTATGGTCCTGGAGACTCCCCACATTCTGGAATGATGCCCCCCATCCCACCAGCCCAGAACTTCTATGAAAACTTTTACCAGCAGCAAGAGGGCATGGAGATGGAACCAGGACTCATTGGGGACGCAG AGGACTACGGGCACTACGAAGAGCTGCCGGGGGAGCCTGGGGAGCGCCTCTTCCCCGAGCACCCTCTGGAGCCTGACAGCTTCCCTGAGGGAGGGCCCCCAGGCCGGCCGAAGCCGGGCGCCGGTGTCCCCGACTTCCTGCCCTCGGCCCAGAGGGCCCTGTACCTGAGGATCCAGCAGaagcagcaggaggaggaggagagagcgaGGAGGCTGGCTGAGAGCAGCAAGCAGGACCGGGAGAATGAGGAAG GTGACACTGGAAACTGGTACTCAAGTGATGAGGATGAGGGTGGGAGCAGCGTCACCTCCATCCTGAAGACCCTGAGGCAGCAGACGTCTAGCCGACCCCAGGCTTCCGTCGGGGAGCTGAGCAGCAGTGGGCTGGGGGACCCCCGCCTCCAGAAGGGACACCCCACAGGAGGGCGGCTGGCTGACCCCCGCCTCAGCCGGGACCCCAGACTTACCCGCCACGCCGAGGCTTCCAGCAGTTCAGGCCCAGGTGACACAGGACCCTCTGACCCTCGACTGGCTCGCTCCCTGTCCACCCCCAAGCCCGAAGGCGGCCTTCATTCCAGCCCCGCAGGCCCCAGTGGCTCCAAGGGGTCTGGGCCACCCCCtgcagaagaggaggaaggggaacgGGCCCTTCGGGAGAAGGCTGTGAACATTCCCCTGGACCCCCTCCCGGGGCACCCGCTGCGGGACCCGCGATCGCAGCTGCAGCAGTTCAGCCACATCAAGAAGGACGTGACCCTGAGCAAGCCGAGCTTTGCCCGCACTGTGCTCTGGAACCCTGAGGACCTGATCCCCCTGCCCATCCCCAAGCAGGATGCAGTGCCCCCCGTCCCCGCGGCCCTGCAGTCCATGCCTGCCCTGGATCCCAGGCTGCACCGCACCGCCACCTCGggcccccccaacccccggcaGCGCCCAGGCACCTCTACAGATCCCAGCACATCTGGCTCCAGCCTGCCTGACTTTGAGCTCCTCTCTCGCATCCTCAAGACTGTCAATGCCACTGGCCCCTCGGCAGCCCCTGGCCCCGGTGACAAGCCCAGTGACCCCCGAGTGCGGAAGACACCCACCGACCCCCGGCTGCAGAAACCAGCAGACTCTGCTGCCTCCTCCCGGGCGGCCAAGCCTGGCCCCACCGAAGCGCCCTCTCCAGCTGCCAGCCCCAGTGGGGAGTCCTCCCCGCCAGCTACCGCCCCCTATGACCCCCGCGTGCTGGCAGCCGGAGGCCTGGGCCAGGGCAGCGGGAGTGGGCAGAGCAGCGTGCTGAGCGGCATCAGCCTCTACGACCCCAGGACTCCCAACGCGGGTGGCAAAGCTGCGGAGCCGGCCGCTGATGCAGGCACCCAGCCCAAGGGCCCTGAGGGCAACGGCAAGAGCTCCGCCACCAAGGCCAAGGAGCCCCCATTTGTCCGCAAGTCCGCCCTGGAACAGCCTGAATCGGGGAAGTCCGGGGCAGATGGGGCCGCAGCCACGGCCACAGACAGGTACAACAGTTACAACCGGCCCCGGCCCAAGGCCGCTGCGGCCCCCGCCGCCGCCACGGGCGCCCCGCCAGCAGAGGGCGCTCCGCCCCAGCCCGGCGTGCACAACCTCCCGGTGCCCACCCTCTTCGGGACCGTGAAACAGGCACCCAAGACGGGCTCCGGAAGCCCATTTGCTGGCAACAGCCCGGCCCAAGAGGGTGAGCAGGACGCTGGGTCCCTGAAAGATGTTTTTAAAGGCTTTGACCCCACTGCCTCCCCCTTTTGCCAGTAG
- the ZC3H4 gene encoding zinc finger CCCH domain-containing protein 4 isoform X1, translating to MEAAPGTPPPPPSESLPPPSPPPPSTPSPPPCSPDACLATPHLLHHRLPLPDDREDGELEEGELEDDGAEETQDASGGPERSRKEKGEKHHSDSDEEKSHRRLKRKRKKEREKEKRRSKKRRKSKHKRHASSSDDFSDFSDDSDFSPSEKGHRKYREYSPPYAPSHQQYPPSHTAPLPKKAYSKMDSKGYGLYEDYENEQYGEYEGEEEEDMGKDDYDDFAKELNQYRRAKEGSSRGRGNRGRGRGYRGRGSRGGSRGRGMGRGSRGRGRGSMGGDHPEDEEDFYEEDMEYGESEEPMGDDDYDDYSKELNQYRRSKDGRGRGLSRGRGRGSRGRGKGMGRGRGRGGSRGGMNKGGMNDDEDFYDEDMGDGGGSYRRGDHDKPHQQSDKKGKVICKYFVEGRCTWGDHCNFSHDIELPKKRELCKFYITGFCARAENCPYMHGDFPCKLYHTTGNCINGDDCMFSHDPLTEETRELLDKMLADDAEAGAEDEKEVEELKKQGINPLPKPPPGVGLLPTPPRPPGPPAPTSPNGRPMQGGPPPPPPPPPPPPGPPQLPMPVHEPLSPQQLQQQQDMYNKKIPSLFEIVVRPTGQLAEKLGVRFPGPGGPPGPMGPGPNMGPPGPMGAPMHPDMHPDMHPDMHPDMHPDMHPDMPMGPGMNPGPPMGPGGPPMMPYGPGDSPHSGMMPPIPPAQNFYENFYQQQEGMEMEPGLIGDAEDYGHYEELPGEPGERLFPEHPLEPDSFPEGGPPGRPKPGAGVPDFLPSAQRALYLRIQQKQQEEEERARRLAESSKQDRENEEGDTGNWYSSDEDEGGSSVTSILKTLRQQTSSRPQASVGELSSSGLGDPRLQKGHPTGGRLADPRLSRDPRLTRHAEASSSSGPGDTGPSDPRLARSLSTPKPEGGLHSSPAGPSGSKGSGPPPAEEEEGERALREKAVNIPLDPLPGHPLRDPRSQLQQFSHIKKDVTLSKPSFARTVLWNPEDLIPLPIPKQDAVPPVPAALQSMPALDPRLHRTATSGPPNPRQRPGTSTDPSTSGSSLPDFELLSRILKTVNATGPSAAPGPGDKPSDPRVRKTPTDPRLQKPADSAASSRAAKPGPTEAPSPAASPSGESSPPATAPYDPRVLAAGGLGQGSGSGQSSVLSGISLYDPRTPNAGGKAAEPAADAGTQPKGPEGNGKSSATKAKEPPFVRKSALEQPESGKSGADGAAATATDRYNSYNRPRPKAAAAPAAATGAPPAEGAPPQPGVHNLPVPTLFGTVKQAPKTGSGSPFAGNSPAQEGEQDAGSLKDVFKGFDPTASPFCQ from the exons GGAAGATGGTGAGTTGGAAGAAGGCGAACTGGAGGATGACGGGGCCGAGGAGACCCAGGACGCCTCCGGAGGCCCCGAGAGGAGCCggaaggagaagggggagaagCACCACAGCGACTCAGATGAGGAGAAGTCTCACCGGAGGCTGAAGCGGAAACGCAAGAAAGAGcgggagaaggagaagaggagatcCAAGAAGAGGAGGAAATCCAAGCACAAA CGCCACGCTTCTTCCAGCGATGACTTCTCTGACTTCTCAGATGACTCGGATTTCAGCCCCAGCGAGAAGGGGCACCGCAAGTACAGAGAGTACAGCCCCCCCTACGCGCCG TCCCACCAGCAGTACCCCCCGTCGCACACCGCGCCCCTGCCCAAGAAGGCCTACTCCAAGATGGACAGCAAGGGCTACGGCCTGTACGAAGACTACGAGAACGAGCAGTACGGGGAGTAcgagggcgaggaggaggaggacatggGCAAGGACGACTACGACGACTTTGCCAAGGAGCTGAACCAGTACCGGCGGGCCAAGGAGGGCAGCAGCCGGGGCCGAG GCAACCGAGGCCGTGGCAGGGGCTACCGAGGCCGTGGAAGCCGTGGAGGGTCTCGAGGCCGAGGCATGGGCAGGGGCAGccgaggcagaggcagaggctcCATGGGGGGAGACCACCCAGAGGACGAAGAGGACTTCTATGAAGAGGACATGGAA TACGGAGAAAGTGAGGAGCCGATGGGAGACGACGACTATGACGACTACTCCAAGGAGCTGAACCAGTACCGCCGGTCCAAGGACGGCCGAGGACGAG GGCTAAGTCGAGGCCGTGGCCGGGGTTCCCGAGGTCGAGGGAAAGGGATGGGCCGGGGCCGTGGTCGAGGTGGCAGCCGAGGAGGGATGAACAAGGGTGGAATGAATGATGACGAAGACTTCTACGACGAGGACATGGGC GACGGCGGCGGAAGCTACCGGAGGGGTGACCATGACAAGCCCCACCAACAGTCCGACAAGAAAGGCAAAGTCATCTGCAAATACTTCGTGGAAGGGCGGTGCACATGG GGAGACCACTGTAATTTTAGCCACGACATCGAGCTACCAAAGAAGCGAGAACTGTGCAAGTTTTACATCACCGGATTTTGTGCCAGAGCCGAGAACTGCCCCTATATGCATG GTGATTTTCCGTGTAAGTTGTACCACACGACCGGGAACTGCATCAACGGCGATGACTGCATGTTCTCTCATGACCCCCTGACCGAAGAGACCAGAGAGCTCTTGGACAAG ATGTTGGCTGATGACGCAGAGGCAGGCGCCGAGGATGAGAAGGAAGTTGAGGAGCTGAAGAAGCAGGGCATCAACCCCCTGCCCAAACCACCCCCTGGCGTGGGCCTcctgcccaccccgccccgcccacctGGCCCCCCGGCCCCGACCTCTCCGAATGGCCGGCCCATGCAGGgtggccccccgcccccgcccccacccccgcctccgcCCCCCGGCCCCCCTCAGCTGCCCATGCCCGTGCACGAGCCGCTGTCCccacagcagctgcagcagcagcaggacaTGTACAACAAGAAGATCCCCTCCTTGTTTGAGATTGTGGTGCGGCCCACAGGACAGCTGGCTGAGAAACTGGGTGTGAG GTTCCCTGGACCCGGAGGACCCCCAGGGCCGATGGGCCCCGGGCCCAATATGGGACCCCCAGGGCCGATGGGGGCCCCGATGCACCCCGACATGCATCCCGACATGCACCCGGACATGCACCCTGATATGCATCCGGACATGCACCCCGACATGCCAATGGGCCCTGGCATGAATCCTGGCCCGCCCATGGGACCTGGTGGCCCTCCAATGATGCCCTATGGTCCTGGAGACTCCCCACATTCTGGAATGATGCCCCCCATCCCACCAGCCCAGAACTTCTATGAAAACTTTTACCAGCAGCAAGAGGGCATGGAGATGGAACCAGGACTCATTGGGGACGCAG AGGACTACGGGCACTACGAAGAGCTGCCGGGGGAGCCTGGGGAGCGCCTCTTCCCCGAGCACCCTCTGGAGCCTGACAGCTTCCCTGAGGGAGGGCCCCCAGGCCGGCCGAAGCCGGGCGCCGGTGTCCCCGACTTCCTGCCCTCGGCCCAGAGGGCCCTGTACCTGAGGATCCAGCAGaagcagcaggaggaggaggagagagcgaGGAGGCTGGCTGAGAGCAGCAAGCAGGACCGGGAGAATGAGGAAG GTGACACTGGAAACTGGTACTCAAGTGATGAGGATGAGGGTGGGAGCAGCGTCACCTCCATCCTGAAGACCCTGAGGCAGCAGACGTCTAGCCGACCCCAGGCTTCCGTCGGGGAGCTGAGCAGCAGTGGGCTGGGGGACCCCCGCCTCCAGAAGGGACACCCCACAGGAGGGCGGCTGGCTGACCCCCGCCTCAGCCGGGACCCCAGACTTACCCGCCACGCCGAGGCTTCCAGCAGTTCAGGCCCAGGTGACACAGGACCCTCTGACCCTCGACTGGCTCGCTCCCTGTCCACCCCCAAGCCCGAAGGCGGCCTTCATTCCAGCCCCGCAGGCCCCAGTGGCTCCAAGGGGTCTGGGCCACCCCCtgcagaagaggaggaaggggaacgGGCCCTTCGGGAGAAGGCTGTGAACATTCCCCTGGACCCCCTCCCGGGGCACCCGCTGCGGGACCCGCGATCGCAGCTGCAGCAGTTCAGCCACATCAAGAAGGACGTGACCCTGAGCAAGCCGAGCTTTGCCCGCACTGTGCTCTGGAACCCTGAGGACCTGATCCCCCTGCCCATCCCCAAGCAGGATGCAGTGCCCCCCGTCCCCGCGGCCCTGCAGTCCATGCCTGCCCTGGATCCCAGGCTGCACCGCACCGCCACCTCGggcccccccaacccccggcaGCGCCCAGGCACCTCTACAGATCCCAGCACATCTGGCTCCAGCCTGCCTGACTTTGAGCTCCTCTCTCGCATCCTCAAGACTGTCAATGCCACTGGCCCCTCGGCAGCCCCTGGCCCCGGTGACAAGCCCAGTGACCCCCGAGTGCGGAAGACACCCACCGACCCCCGGCTGCAGAAACCAGCAGACTCTGCTGCCTCCTCCCGGGCGGCCAAGCCTGGCCCCACCGAAGCGCCCTCTCCAGCTGCCAGCCCCAGTGGGGAGTCCTCCCCGCCAGCTACCGCCCCCTATGACCCCCGCGTGCTGGCAGCCGGAGGCCTGGGCCAGGGCAGCGGGAGTGGGCAGAGCAGCGTGCTGAGCGGCATCAGCCTCTACGACCCCAGGACTCCCAACGCGGGTGGCAAAGCTGCGGAGCCGGCCGCTGATGCAGGCACCCAGCCCAAGGGCCCTGAGGGCAACGGCAAGAGCTCCGCCACCAAGGCCAAGGAGCCCCCATTTGTCCGCAAGTCCGCCCTGGAACAGCCTGAATCGGGGAAGTCCGGGGCAGATGGGGCCGCAGCCACGGCCACAGACAGGTACAACAGTTACAACCGGCCCCGGCCCAAGGCCGCTGCGGCCCCCGCCGCCGCCACGGGCGCCCCGCCAGCAGAGGGCGCTCCGCCCCAGCCCGGCGTGCACAACCTCCCGGTGCCCACCCTCTTCGGGACCGTGAAACAGGCACCCAAGACGGGCTCCGGAAGCCCATTTGCTGGCAACAGCCCGGCCCAAGAGGGTGAGCAGGACGCTGGGTCCCTGAAAGATGTTTTTAAAGGCTTTGACCCCACTGCCTCCCCCTTTTGCCAGTAG